Proteins from a genomic interval of Odontesthes bonariensis isolate fOdoBon6 chromosome 7, fOdoBon6.hap1, whole genome shotgun sequence:
- the LOC142384161 gene encoding transmembrane and coiled-coil domain protein 3-like isoform X2, with the protein MDTTSGDQSIEGGFPGLPVSMRRGSSDNNLDLDLCDGSPFFGLEVQRSRSCLDSLQQKILKVTEQLKIELTAKNENVAEYLKLMNSADKQQVGRIKQVFEKKNQKSAQNIAQMQKKLEQYHRKMKDREIHHSPSPHHPAAKHSTLPRESPRELLRDMTGSGRHPTMDKIKTIGPGVSLSPPFFFSKPKDLANAIRNKFGSADNIAHLKTTLDSSAHMPTDSAGKGLSSSTSLVGKLKYPSDDECSSGSASISADSNGNPGMGGVSAGQLQGQGHGQELQAGVDDLNKLDLCLEEVKEIKDAQSQLEEDIEEIKGQYKREHGIISQTLQEERYRYERLEDQLNDLTELHQHEMADLKQELASIEERVAYQAHERARDIQEALESCQTRVSKLELQQQQQQQTIQLESPDARVLLGKCINIMLAIITVILVCVSTAAKFAAPLMRSRYHVVATLLGVCFLTIFWRSWDRLLYAIDRLLVPANSDDNTLKITLT; encoded by the exons GACCAGAGTATCGAGGGTGGATTTCCCGGCCTGCCTGTGTCAATGCGCCGGGGCTCTTCAGATAATAATCTGGATCTGGACCTTTGTGATGGAAGCCCGTTTTTCGGCTTGGAGGTCCAGCGAAGTCGGTCTTGCTTGGACAGTCTGCAGCAGAAGATACTGAAAGTCACAGAACAGCTGAAGATTGAGCTAACGGCAAAAAACGAGAACGTAGCAGAGTACCTGAAGCTGATGAACAGTGCGGATAAGCAGCAAGTGGGGCGTATCAAGCAAGTCTTTGAGAAGAAGAACCAGAAGTCAGCTCAAAACATCGCCCAGATGCAGAAGAAGCTGGAGCAGTACCATCGAAAGATGAAAGACCGTGAAATCCATCACAGCCCATCCCCTCACCATCCCGCAGCCAAACACAGCACCTTACCCCGAGAGTCCCCCAGAGAGCTGCTGAGGGACATGACTGGCAGCGGCCGACACCCGACAATGGACAAGATCAAAACCATCGGACCGGGTGTTTCTCTCTCCCCTCCTTTCTTCTTCAGCAAGCCCAAAGACCTTGCTAATGCCATCAGGAACAAGTTTGGCAGCGCAGATAACATTGCCCACCTCAAAACCACTCTGGACTCTTCCGCCCACATGCCCACTGACAGCGCGGGGAAAGGGCTGAGCAGCAGCACCTCTTTAGTGGGCAAGCTCAAATATCCCAGTGATGATGAGTGCTCCTCTGGCAGCGCCTCCATTTCCGCAGACAGCAATGGCAACCCTGGGATGGGAGGAGTGTCTGCAGGGCAGTTGCAGGGTCAAGGCCATGGCCAGGAGCTGCAGGCAGGGGTAGACGACCTGAACAAACTGGACCTGTGCTTGGAGGAGGTGAAGGAGATCAAAGATGCCCAAAGCCAGCTGGAGGAGGATATTGAAGAGATAAAGGGACAGTATAAGAGAGAGCATGGCATTATCAGTCAAACACTACAGGAGGAGAGATACAG GTATGAGCGTTTGGAAGACCAGCTGAACGACCTGACAGAACTTCATCAACATGAGATGGCAGATCTGAAGCAGGAACTGGCCAGCATAGAAGAAAGAGTGGCCTACCAGGCTCATGAACGGGCCAGGGACATACAG GAAGCCCTTGAGTCGTGTCAGACGCGTGTGTCCAAGCtggagcttcagcagcagcagcagcagcagacgaTCCAGCTCGAGAGCCCGGACGCCCGCGTCCTGCTGGGGAAGTGCATCAACATCATGTTGGCAATCATTACTGTCATCCTGGTGTGCGTCTCCACTGCAGCCAAGTTTGCCGCTCCACTGATGAGGAGCCGATATCATGTGGTAGCAACCCTCCTGGGCGTGTGTTTTTTGACCATATTCTGGAGGAGCTGGGACCGTTTACTGTATGCTATAGACAGGCTGTTAGTGCCTGCCAATAGTGACGACAACACTCTGAAAATTACATTAACATGA
- the LOC142384161 gene encoding transmembrane and coiled-coil domain protein 3-like isoform X1: MPSPNVSLRSLSEVERYVSRRMDQSIEGGFPGLPVSMRRGSSDNNLDLDLCDGSPFFGLEVQRSRSCLDSLQQKILKVTEQLKIELTAKNENVAEYLKLMNSADKQQVGRIKQVFEKKNQKSAQNIAQMQKKLEQYHRKMKDREIHHSPSPHHPAAKHSTLPRESPRELLRDMTGSGRHPTMDKIKTIGPGVSLSPPFFFSKPKDLANAIRNKFGSADNIAHLKTTLDSSAHMPTDSAGKGLSSSTSLVGKLKYPSDDECSSGSASISADSNGNPGMGGVSAGQLQGQGHGQELQAGVDDLNKLDLCLEEVKEIKDAQSQLEEDIEEIKGQYKREHGIISQTLQEERYRYERLEDQLNDLTELHQHEMADLKQELASIEERVAYQAHERARDIQEALESCQTRVSKLELQQQQQQQTIQLESPDARVLLGKCINIMLAIITVILVCVSTAAKFAAPLMRSRYHVVATLLGVCFLTIFWRSWDRLLYAIDRLLVPANSDDNTLKITLT, translated from the exons GACCAGAGTATCGAGGGTGGATTTCCCGGCCTGCCTGTGTCAATGCGCCGGGGCTCTTCAGATAATAATCTGGATCTGGACCTTTGTGATGGAAGCCCGTTTTTCGGCTTGGAGGTCCAGCGAAGTCGGTCTTGCTTGGACAGTCTGCAGCAGAAGATACTGAAAGTCACAGAACAGCTGAAGATTGAGCTAACGGCAAAAAACGAGAACGTAGCAGAGTACCTGAAGCTGATGAACAGTGCGGATAAGCAGCAAGTGGGGCGTATCAAGCAAGTCTTTGAGAAGAAGAACCAGAAGTCAGCTCAAAACATCGCCCAGATGCAGAAGAAGCTGGAGCAGTACCATCGAAAGATGAAAGACCGTGAAATCCATCACAGCCCATCCCCTCACCATCCCGCAGCCAAACACAGCACCTTACCCCGAGAGTCCCCCAGAGAGCTGCTGAGGGACATGACTGGCAGCGGCCGACACCCGACAATGGACAAGATCAAAACCATCGGACCGGGTGTTTCTCTCTCCCCTCCTTTCTTCTTCAGCAAGCCCAAAGACCTTGCTAATGCCATCAGGAACAAGTTTGGCAGCGCAGATAACATTGCCCACCTCAAAACCACTCTGGACTCTTCCGCCCACATGCCCACTGACAGCGCGGGGAAAGGGCTGAGCAGCAGCACCTCTTTAGTGGGCAAGCTCAAATATCCCAGTGATGATGAGTGCTCCTCTGGCAGCGCCTCCATTTCCGCAGACAGCAATGGCAACCCTGGGATGGGAGGAGTGTCTGCAGGGCAGTTGCAGGGTCAAGGCCATGGCCAGGAGCTGCAGGCAGGGGTAGACGACCTGAACAAACTGGACCTGTGCTTGGAGGAGGTGAAGGAGATCAAAGATGCCCAAAGCCAGCTGGAGGAGGATATTGAAGAGATAAAGGGACAGTATAAGAGAGAGCATGGCATTATCAGTCAAACACTACAGGAGGAGAGATACAG GTATGAGCGTTTGGAAGACCAGCTGAACGACCTGACAGAACTTCATCAACATGAGATGGCAGATCTGAAGCAGGAACTGGCCAGCATAGAAGAAAGAGTGGCCTACCAGGCTCATGAACGGGCCAGGGACATACAG GAAGCCCTTGAGTCGTGTCAGACGCGTGTGTCCAAGCtggagcttcagcagcagcagcagcagcagacgaTCCAGCTCGAGAGCCCGGACGCCCGCGTCCTGCTGGGGAAGTGCATCAACATCATGTTGGCAATCATTACTGTCATCCTGGTGTGCGTCTCCACTGCAGCCAAGTTTGCCGCTCCACTGATGAGGAGCCGATATCATGTGGTAGCAACCCTCCTGGGCGTGTGTTTTTTGACCATATTCTGGAGGAGCTGGGACCGTTTACTGTATGCTATAGACAGGCTGTTAGTGCCTGCCAATAGTGACGACAACACTCTGAAAATTACATTAACATGA